Proteins from one Clostridium cellulovorans 743B genomic window:
- a CDS encoding HAMP domain-containing sensor histidine kinase, with amino-acid sequence MREKYPLKLGLFFSFIVFSIMLASVIIICAVAFIAFRFGVWTKPNPDLAILIMLLVSVVIGTIISAVVGKRILAPIVIFSRATMKVAKGNFNIYLDEDKVHIHEVTEMTRNFNIMVKELSNIETFRNDFVANVSHEFKTPIAAIEGYATLLQDDNLTKEEKDEYVSKILMKTRHLSSLAGNILKIARLENQEIVVEKKNYRLDEQIRQALLSLETKWTAKNINLDIEMDSVNYYGNEELLMQVWINILGNAVKFTSENGTISIALQKVENNIVATISDDGIGMSKDTQKHIFEKFYQGDKSHYEAGNGLGLTLVKRIIDLCDGKIQVKSELGIGTMFIVNLPC; translated from the coding sequence ATGAGAGAAAAATATCCTTTAAAGCTTGGTTTATTTTTCTCATTTATTGTTTTCTCGATTATGCTAGCATCAGTAATAATTATTTGTGCTGTAGCATTTATTGCATTTCGTTTTGGCGTTTGGACTAAACCAAATCCAGATTTAGCTATTTTGATTATGTTACTTGTTAGTGTAGTCATTGGTACAATTATATCAGCAGTAGTAGGAAAACGAATTTTAGCTCCTATTGTGATTTTTAGCAGAGCTACAATGAAGGTAGCGAAAGGTAATTTCAATATCTATCTTGATGAAGATAAAGTTCATATACATGAGGTTACTGAGATGACTCGTAATTTTAATATTATGGTTAAGGAACTGAGCAATATTGAAACTTTTCGAAATGATTTTGTAGCCAATGTATCCCATGAATTTAAAACTCCCATAGCAGCTATAGAAGGTTATGCTACCCTTTTGCAGGATGATAATCTTACTAAAGAAGAAAAAGATGAGTATGTTAGTAAAATTCTTATGAAAACTAGGCATTTATCAAGCTTAGCTGGCAATATATTAAAGATTGCAAGACTAGAAAATCAAGAGATTGTTGTTGAAAAGAAAAATTATAGATTAGATGAACAAATAAGGCAAGCGCTTTTAAGTCTAGAGACAAAGTGGACGGCTAAGAATATTAATCTTGATATCGAAATGGACTCTGTAAATTATTACGGAAATGAAGAGTTGCTTATGCAGGTGTGGATAAATATTTTAGGAAACGCTGTTAAATTTACTAGTGAGAATGGTACTATTTCTATTGCCTTGCAAAAGGTAGAAAATAATATTGTAGCTACTATTTCTGATGATGGGATTGGGATGTCAAAGGATACGCAAAAACATATATTTGAAAAATTTTATCAAGGGGATAAGTCTCACTACGAAGCTGGTAACGGTTTGGGATTAACCCTTGTAAAGCGGATTATAGATTTGTGCGATGGAAAAATTCAGGTTAAAAGTGAGTTGGGCATAGGAACGATGTTTATTGTTAACTTACCATGCTAA
- a CDS encoding response regulator transcription factor: MFNVLVVEDDKDLRGLFCTILTKNGYKAISAEDGEKALEILEKEYVDLVISDIMMPNMDGFELTKALREANFNLPILMITAKETFADKQKGFLVGTDDYMVKPVDVNEMVLRVGALLRRAQIINERKQTVGNSVLEYDSLTVYQNGEAIVLPQKEFYLLYKLVSFPNHIFTRQQLMDEIWGMDSDTEARTVDVHINRLRDRFKENQDFEIMTVRGLGYKVVKKT; the protein is encoded by the coding sequence ATGTTTAATGTTTTAGTAGTAGAAGATGATAAAGACTTGAGGGGATTATTTTGTACTATTCTAACTAAGAACGGTTATAAAGCTATCTCAGCAGAAGATGGAGAAAAAGCCCTTGAAATTTTAGAAAAAGAGTATGTTGATTTAGTTATTTCAGATATTATGATGCCTAATATGGATGGATTTGAACTGACAAAAGCTCTGCGAGAAGCTAATTTTAATCTTCCTATTCTAATGATTACAGCAAAGGAAACCTTCGCAGATAAACAAAAGGGATTTTTGGTGGGTACTGATGATTATATGGTAAAGCCTGTTGATGTAAATGAGATGGTTTTAAGAGTTGGAGCTCTGCTTCGTAGGGCGCAGATTATTAATGAAAGAAAGCAAACTGTAGGAAATTCAGTCCTTGAATATGATTCTTTAACAGTGTACCAGAATGGTGAAGCAATAGTACTTCCTCAAAAGGAATTTTACTTATTATATAAGCTAGTTTCTTTCCCTAATCATATCTTTACAAGGCAACAATTAATGGATGAGATTTGGGGAATGGATTCAGATACAGAGGCGAGAACTGTAGATGTTCATATTAATCGTTTACGTGATAGGTTTAAAGAAAATCAAGATTTTGAAATAATGACAGTGAGAGGTCTTGGTTATAAGGTGGTGAAAAAGACATGA
- a CDS encoding IS982-like element ISClce1 family transposase, with product MPEFNKDFIITINNLKDFIVVTYVIIDDFYQKVTPAFIMNRRNIDKSVMSDSEIITLSLVGELLTIDSEKAWFGFCSKNLRDLFPNFCSRTRFHRVRKSLFRVTDAIRKEFMKFLNYQYDRIRIVDSMPIPVCKFGRAHFHKSFKPKAAYGRCASKKETYYGFKLHALVALDGYITDFSITAANIDDRDAVWELIDNSVVNTLIGDKGYIGQKIASQLKEIMDINLLTISRNNSKIKLLKPLRQLIFKARRRIETTFSQLSEQLNIQRVLAKSTWGFATRIVNKILAHNLCYFINKILNIGIDTAKIKTLIFG from the coding sequence ATGCCAGAGTTTAATAAAGATTTTATCATAACAATAAACAACTTAAAAGATTTTATTGTTGTCACTTATGTTATAATTGATGATTTTTACCAAAAGGTAACTCCAGCATTTATTATGAACCGTCGCAATATTGATAAGTCAGTAATGTCTGATAGCGAAATCATTACTTTATCTTTAGTAGGCGAACTCTTAACCATTGACTCTGAAAAAGCTTGGTTTGGGTTTTGTTCTAAAAACTTACGAGATCTGTTCCCTAATTTTTGTAGTAGAACAAGATTTCATAGAGTAAGAAAATCCTTATTTCGAGTCACAGATGCAATACGTAAGGAATTTATGAAATTTCTTAACTATCAATATGATCGAATAAGAATTGTAGATAGTATGCCTATTCCTGTGTGTAAATTTGGTAGAGCTCACTTTCATAAGTCATTTAAGCCGAAGGCTGCCTACGGGCGATGCGCTTCGAAAAAAGAGACATATTACGGCTTCAAATTACATGCATTAGTTGCTTTAGATGGCTATATCACAGACTTCTCTATTACTGCTGCAAACATTGATGATAGAGACGCAGTCTGGGAACTTATAGATAATTCAGTTGTTAATACACTAATAGGCGATAAAGGCTATATAGGTCAAAAGATTGCTTCGCAATTAAAAGAGATAATGGATATTAATCTTCTAACCATAAGTCGTAATAACAGTAAAATTAAACTTTTAAAACCACTTAGGCAACTCATATTCAAGGCTCGTCGTAGAATAGAAACCACTTTTTCTCAGCTCTCCGAGCAATTGAATATACAGAGGGTTCTTGCAAAGTCAACTTGGGGCTTTGCTACAAGAATAGTAAATAAAATATTAGCTCATAATCTTTGTTATTTTATAAATAAAATCTTAAATATAGGTATAGATACAGCAAAGATTAAGACATTAATATTTGGATAA
- a CDS encoding ATP-binding cassette domain-containing protein codes for MLQINKITKTYVTGDFKQTALDNVSLNFRESEFVAILGQSGSGKTTFLNVIGGLDQYDNGDLIINGKSTKHFKQSDWDAYRNNSVGFIFQSYNLIPHLSIIDNVEMGMTLSGVSISEKRKKALDVLEKVGLTKHLHKKPNQLSGGQMQRVAIARALANDPDIILADEPTGALDTETSEQIMQLIKEIAQDKLVVMVTHNPELATAYADRIVRFSDGKVVDDTNPLANQKIKDNYKLKKTSMSFLTALKLSGKNIITKKWRTAITAFASSIGIIGVALVLSLSNGFDKQINSFETGALSNYPITISQNAMSMDAFGPPKENANELTEFTKDKVVYPYDASKNSVTHKNVLTQEYMDYLDKIDSSWLDGVSYSRSVKMNLLKLSDGKATPLNTAAAGFSIYPSKADQSSNSYLEQYYDLLAGNFPTNKTDLVLVVDKYNQLEKNSLEALGFDGNSENIDFNNFIGHEFKMLMNDDYYVKSNNYYIVNGTTTDLSNLYNSEKATTLKISGIIRIKEDISISSLPAGIVYSDKLAEDFIENAKNSKIVLDQKQSDFSVMNGEVFVEESSTASNRMGAGGKTGQTKDSALAALGASSIPTGVALYPVNFEAKENITNYLDQWNSGLDEEKQIKYTDMASMITSLSGNIMDAITLVLIAFAAISLVVSMLMIGIIIYVSVLERTKEIGVLRALGARKKDITRVFNAETFIIGTCSGILGIAITYLLTIPVNAVLLNLTDLTNVAQLNPLHAFVLVVVSVILTMIGGLIPAKMAAKKDPVVALRSE; via the coding sequence ATGTTGCAGATAAATAAAATAACAAAAACTTATGTTACAGGCGACTTTAAACAAACTGCATTAGATAATGTCAGCCTAAACTTCCGAGAAAGTGAATTTGTTGCCATATTAGGTCAAAGTGGTTCTGGTAAAACTACTTTTCTAAATGTAATCGGAGGACTAGATCAATACGACAATGGAGATTTGATTATCAATGGTAAATCCACAAAACACTTTAAACAAAGCGATTGGGATGCTTATCGTAACAATAGTGTAGGCTTTATTTTTCAAAGTTACAATCTAATCCCACACTTAAGCATTATCGATAATGTTGAAATGGGTATGACCTTAAGTGGAGTATCTATTTCTGAAAAACGTAAAAAGGCCCTAGATGTACTTGAAAAAGTTGGACTTACAAAACATTTGCATAAAAAACCAAATCAATTATCTGGAGGTCAAATGCAACGTGTTGCTATTGCTCGTGCCCTTGCAAACGACCCTGATATTATTCTAGCTGATGAACCAACTGGTGCTCTAGACACTGAAACCAGCGAACAAATTATGCAATTAATAAAAGAAATTGCCCAAGACAAACTAGTAGTTATGGTTACTCATAATCCAGAATTAGCAACCGCTTATGCTGATCGTATTGTCCGTTTCTCTGATGGAAAAGTAGTAGATGATACAAATCCTTTAGCTAACCAAAAAATTAAAGATAACTATAAGTTAAAGAAAACCAGTATGAGTTTCCTTACAGCATTAAAACTATCTGGTAAAAATATAATCACAAAGAAATGGCGTACTGCTATCACAGCTTTTGCTTCAAGTATTGGAATCATAGGTGTTGCATTAGTATTATCTCTATCCAATGGATTTGATAAACAAATTAATAGCTTTGAAACTGGTGCCCTGTCCAACTACCCAATAACAATAAGCCAAAATGCTATGTCAATGGATGCTTTTGGTCCTCCTAAGGAGAATGCTAATGAACTAACTGAATTTACTAAAGACAAAGTAGTATATCCTTATGATGCCAGTAAAAATAGCGTAACCCACAAAAATGTATTAACACAAGAATATATGGATTATCTTGATAAAATAGATTCATCATGGCTTGATGGCGTTTCTTACAGCCGCAGCGTTAAAATGAATCTACTAAAGCTCAGCGATGGAAAAGCTACTCCACTTAACACTGCAGCTGCAGGTTTTTCAATTTATCCAAGCAAAGCTGACCAATCAAGCAATAGCTATTTAGAGCAATATTATGATTTATTAGCAGGTAACTTCCCTACGAACAAAACTGATCTTGTTTTAGTAGTAGATAAATACAACCAATTAGAAAAAAACTCTCTAGAAGCACTAGGTTTTGATGGGAATAGCGAGAATATAGATTTTAATAATTTTATTGGGCATGAATTTAAAATGCTTATGAACGATGATTATTATGTTAAGTCTAATAATTACTACATCGTCAATGGTACAACTACAGATTTAAGTAACCTTTATAATAGTGAAAAAGCTACTACACTAAAAATCAGTGGTATCATCCGTATAAAAGAAGATATATCTATTTCTTCACTTCCTGCTGGTATCGTATATTCTGATAAACTGGCAGAAGATTTTATTGAAAATGCAAAAAACTCAAAAATCGTTCTTGATCAAAAACAATCAGACTTTAGCGTTATGAATGGAGAAGTATTTGTAGAAGAAAGTAGTACAGCATCAAATAGAATGGGAGCTGGCGGCAAAACTGGTCAAACAAAAGATTCTGCACTAGCAGCCCTTGGAGCTTCTTCTATTCCAACTGGAGTTGCCCTTTACCCTGTTAACTTCGAAGCCAAAGAAAACATTACAAATTATCTTGATCAATGGAATAGTGGATTAGACGAGGAAAAGCAAATAAAGTATACAGACATGGCATCAATGATTACAAGCCTTTCTGGTAACATAATGGATGCAATAACCTTAGTCCTAATTGCTTTTGCAGCAATATCCCTAGTAGTTTCTATGCTTATGATTGGTATCATAATCTATGTTTCAGTTTTGGAACGTACAAAAGAAATTGGTGTACTTAGAGCTCTTGGGGCAAGAAAGAAAGATATAACTCGCGTATTCAATGCAGAAACCTTTATCATCGGAACATGCTCAGGTATTTTAGGGATAGCAATTACCTATTTATTAACCATTCCTGTTAATGCTGTTCTGCTCAATTTAACGGATCTAACAAACGTTGCACAATTAAATCCATTGCACGCTTTTGTTCTAGTAGTAGTTAGCGTTATACTTACAATGATTGGTGGCTTAATTCCTGCTAAAATGGCAGCTAAAAAGGATCCAGTAGTTGCTCTTAGAAGTGAATAA
- a CDS encoding DUF47 domain-containing protein — translation MFNFQPKQDKFYEMFSETAQNVHEAATMLRANLDSLNQKEANVKNTEALEEKGDEIVRNVIKELNEAFVTPIDREDIYAIVKQMRTILDLINSSMHRFIMFNITESTKEAKLLTDILMEATKELVDIMDELKFKGYKSKKINDKVHAISKIEDSADMLFRETVAELFKTETDPLTVMKWKEIYQILENTIDTCEKVAIIVEGVVIKNA, via the coding sequence ATGTTTAATTTTCAACCAAAACAAGATAAGTTCTACGAAATGTTCTCAGAAACAGCTCAAAACGTACATGAAGCTGCGACAATGTTAAGAGCTAATTTGGATTCTTTAAACCAAAAGGAAGCTAATGTAAAAAACACTGAAGCTTTAGAAGAAAAGGGTGACGAAATAGTACGTAACGTAATTAAGGAACTTAATGAAGCGTTTGTAACTCCAATTGACAGAGAAGACATCTATGCTATCGTTAAACAAATGCGCACTATATTGGATTTGATCAACTCATCAATGCACAGATTTATAATGTTCAATATTACTGAAAGTACTAAAGAAGCTAAACTTTTAACAGACATACTAATGGAAGCTACAAAAGAACTTGTTGATATTATGGACGAGCTTAAATTTAAAGGATATAAATCCAAAAAAATCAATGATAAAGTTCATGCAATAAGCAAAATTGAAGATTCAGCCGATATGCTATTTAGAGAAACTGTTGCAGAATTATTTAAAACTGAAACTGATCCTTTAACAGTTATGAAGTGGAAAGAAATATATCAAATTCTTGAAAACACAATTGATACTTGTGAAAAAGTAGCTATTATCGTAGAGGGAGTTGTCATTAAGAATGCATAG
- a CDS encoding inorganic phosphate transporter, producing MHSTLVITILIVAFTLIFDFINGFHDTATAVATTISTKALTPKRAILICSIFNFVGAFLGTSVAKTVGSKIVSYASIPQWVILCVLISAIAWNLITWYFGIPSSSSHAIIGALVGGGIAYTLSFNTVNWDELFRTVILWLFLSPVIGFGVGYVFMFILNKLLSPFKISIVNRLFLKLQIFAAAFMSLNHGTNDAQKSMGIITMALVSGGFISGGFTVPTWVIFCCALAMALGTSLGGKRIIKTMGNGVAKLTPVSGFTAQTGAACVILAATSFHAPVSTTHIMTTTIMGVGASKRFKSVKWGVAKSIVWAWVLTIPITASISGLLIMLVKLFI from the coding sequence ATGCATAGTACTTTAGTCATAACAATATTAATTGTAGCATTTACACTAATATTTGATTTTATAAACGGATTCCATGACACCGCTACAGCAGTTGCTACTACAATCTCTACAAAAGCCCTTACGCCAAAACGAGCTATATTAATTTGTTCAATATTCAACTTTGTAGGTGCATTCCTAGGAACCTCAGTTGCTAAAACCGTAGGAAGTAAAATCGTAAGCTACGCCTCAATCCCTCAATGGGTTATTTTGTGTGTACTAATTTCAGCCATAGCTTGGAATTTAATAACTTGGTATTTTGGTATCCCAAGTAGTTCTTCTCACGCTATAATAGGTGCTCTAGTTGGTGGTGGCATAGCATATACACTTAGCTTTAATACTGTTAACTGGGATGAACTATTCCGCACTGTTATACTATGGTTATTCCTTTCACCAGTTATAGGTTTTGGTGTTGGGTATGTATTTATGTTTATCTTAAATAAGCTTTTAAGTCCATTTAAGATAAGTATTGTAAACAGATTATTTTTAAAACTTCAAATATTTGCAGCAGCGTTTATGTCTTTAAATCATGGTACAAATGATGCTCAAAAATCTATGGGTATAATAACTATGGCTCTAGTAAGTGGTGGCTTCATCAGTGGCGGCTTTACAGTGCCAACATGGGTTATATTTTGCTGTGCTTTAGCAATGGCCCTTGGAACATCTTTAGGCGGAAAAAGAATTATTAAAACCATGGGAAACGGCGTTGCAAAATTAACTCCAGTAAGTGGATTTACTGCTCAAACTGGTGCTGCATGCGTAATATTAGCAGCTACATCTTTCCATGCTCCAGTTAGTACTACTCATATAATGACAACAACTATAATGGGTGTTGGAGCTTCTAAAAGATTTAAATCAGTTAAATGGGGCGTAGCTAAGAGTATCGTATGGGCTTGGGTCTTAACTATCCCTATAACAGCAAGCATATCAGGCTTACTAATAATGCTAGTAAAATTATTCATATAA
- a CDS encoding cation diffusion facilitator family transporter translates to MVKADRKVKIAALSILSNTTLIIFKVIAGLLSGSVSIISEAIHSGMDLVASMIAFFSVRESSKPADKAHPYGHGKIENISGIAEGLLIFVAAAMIIYKAINKIFEPVGIEEAGIAIAVMFISSFVNYLVSRKLYKVSQEEDSMALEADALHLKTDVYTSLGVGVGIILMKATGLFILDPIVAILVALLIIKEAWELSKNAFDYLLDSKLSDKEEAEIENIIRNHKDQFIDYHKLKTRKSGNMKHIDFHITVDPQLTVVQAHDIIGDLKKDMCNELKNTRVNIHIDPYKEKCN, encoded by the coding sequence ATGGTTAAAGCTGATAGAAAAGTTAAAATTGCTGCCTTATCGATTTTATCAAATACAACTTTGATAATTTTTAAGGTTATAGCAGGGCTTTTGAGTGGGTCAGTAAGTATTATTTCTGAAGCGATACATTCAGGAATGGATCTTGTAGCATCGATGATAGCATTTTTCTCAGTAAGGGAATCTTCAAAACCTGCGGATAAAGCCCATCCTTATGGACATGGGAAGATAGAAAATATTTCAGGAATAGCAGAAGGACTTCTGATTTTTGTTGCTGCAGCAATGATTATTTATAAAGCTATTAATAAAATATTTGAACCAGTTGGAATTGAAGAAGCTGGAATTGCCATTGCAGTAATGTTTATTTCATCATTTGTAAATTATTTAGTATCTAGAAAGTTATATAAGGTTTCTCAAGAAGAGGATTCTATGGCATTAGAAGCAGATGCACTTCATTTGAAGACTGATGTTTATACATCACTTGGAGTTGGTGTAGGAATTATTCTTATGAAGGCTACAGGACTTTTTATACTAGATCCGATTGTTGCAATACTTGTGGCATTACTTATAATAAAGGAAGCCTGGGAACTATCTAAGAATGCATTTGATTATCTTTTAGACTCAAAGCTTTCTGATAAAGAAGAAGCTGAAATAGAAAACATAATTAGAAATCATAAGGATCAATTTATTGATTATCATAAGCTTAAAACAAGAAAGTCTGGCAATATGAAGCACATTGATTTCCACATTACTGTAGATCCACAACTTACAGTTGTGCAAGCACATGACATTATTGGAGATTTAAAAAAAGATATGTGCAATGAGTTGAAAAATACTCGTGTAAATATACACATTGATCCTTATAAGGAAAAGTGCAATTAA
- the nagA gene encoding N-acetylglucosamine-6-phosphate deacetylase, translated as MRGIVNGRIITVDNVLVGKVILFEKKIIDIIDEDCLEQYKRQNSVKYIDIIDAKGNYVSPGFIDIHIHGAGGCDTMDGSIEGLTIISRTLSKSGVTSFLPTTMTMEKEKIYKALEVIKNAKGREIGGARVLGAHLEGPFINEAYKGAQSEKFIVEPSFEFIEEYLDVIKIVTLAPEKDKDHKFIKQLKESSDIVISMGHTNAEYEEAEEAISEGVTHATHIFNAMSPLNHRKPGAVGAIFNSNVSCEIIADTIHVHPGIFKLLIKIKGKEKIVLITDSMRAGAMKEGIYDLGGQDVDVKNNSARLKDGTLAGSILSLDIAIINILEHTKLTISEVIAMVTLNPAKVLHLENSKGTLEKGKDADITIFDEKATVYVTIVGGENVFETSF; from the coding sequence ATGAGGGGAATTGTTAATGGTAGAATTATCACAGTAGATAATGTGTTAGTGGGAAAAGTAATTTTATTTGAAAAGAAGATTATAGATATAATTGATGAAGACTGCTTAGAACAGTATAAAAGGCAAAATTCTGTGAAGTATATAGATATAATAGATGCTAAAGGAAATTATGTCTCTCCAGGTTTTATAGATATACATATACATGGAGCTGGTGGTTGTGATACTATGGATGGCTCGATAGAAGGGTTAACAATTATTAGCAGAACTCTTTCTAAAAGTGGTGTCACTTCTTTTTTACCAACCACTATGACTATGGAAAAAGAAAAAATCTATAAAGCATTAGAAGTTATTAAAAATGCAAAGGGTAGGGAGATTGGAGGAGCAAGAGTATTAGGTGCCCATTTAGAAGGGCCTTTTATAAATGAAGCCTATAAAGGTGCTCAAAGTGAAAAATTTATTGTTGAACCTTCTTTTGAATTTATAGAAGAATATTTAGATGTTATTAAGATAGTAACTTTAGCGCCAGAAAAAGATAAGGATCATAAATTTATAAAGCAGCTGAAAGAAAGTAGTGATATTGTCATATCAATGGGACATACAAATGCTGAATATGAAGAAGCAGAGGAAGCTATAAGTGAAGGTGTTACTCACGCTACTCATATCTTTAATGCAATGTCACCATTAAATCATCGGAAACCAGGAGCTGTTGGAGCAATATTTAATAGTAATGTAAGCTGTGAAATTATTGCAGATACCATTCATGTACATCCTGGGATTTTTAAATTACTAATAAAAATAAAGGGAAAAGAAAAGATAGTCTTAATTACAGATTCTATGAGAGCTGGGGCAATGAAGGAAGGAATCTATGACTTAGGTGGTCAAGATGTTGATGTTAAGAACAACTCTGCTAGGCTTAAAGATGGGACATTAGCAGGAAGTATTTTAAGTCTAGATATTGCAATTATAAACATATTAGAACATACAAAACTAACTATTAGTGAAGTTATCGCTATGGTAACTTTAAATCCAGCAAAGGTTTTGCATTTAGAAAATTCAAAAGGAACTTTAGAAAAAGGGAAAGATGCAGATATAACTATTTTTGATGAAAAAGCTACTGTATATGTGACGATAGTTGGAGGGGAGAATGTATTTGAAACTTCTTTCTAA
- a CDS encoding glycoside hydrolase family 113 codes for MAKKKAGILIILFISVLAFYAVRINYNSRGFVNALINKIQGKTLNAEFQIKIKSGNLSTDYNIDQVLNDIEELRLNTLNVPIVINIDSRTSSNMVVDENSKKRAIDLVKKLKGKKVNIILEAYPWIENGSIGETAWNPDNIDNFFYNWKHNVLKVLIDEVAVPYHVDALSIGTSFVNMESQEEDMCDLVDYVRTYYKGLVTYRTNFWITAVWKPELTKEYEKKLNNLVFSKLDFISIAAYFELTNNDTNTIDNLVSSLYSTQIYDRKQNVVQEIKGFYDKWDKLIFFGELGFPKTNKASIHPYDPYLSDIMNNLEQANCFEAYRKVFESCSWNLGFSIFAIGETSAEKRYYPSKESVEIIKRWYTSSDN; via the coding sequence ATGGCTAAGAAAAAAGCGGGGATACTTATTATATTATTTATATCAGTACTTGCTTTCTATGCTGTGAGAATTAATTATAATTCAAGAGGATTCGTTAATGCACTAATAAATAAAATTCAGGGAAAAACACTGAATGCTGAGTTTCAAATAAAGATTAAATCAGGAAATTTATCTACAGACTATAATATAGATCAAGTTCTTAATGACATAGAGGAATTGAGGCTTAACACTTTAAATGTTCCTATAGTGATAAATATAGATAGTCGTACATCAAGTAATATGGTAGTAGATGAAAATAGTAAGAAAAGGGCAATAGACTTAGTTAAGAAGCTAAAAGGTAAAAAAGTAAATATAATATTAGAAGCTTATCCATGGATAGAGAATGGAAGTATTGGTGAAACAGCATGGAATCCTGATAATATAGATAACTTTTTTTATAATTGGAAGCATAATGTGTTAAAAGTTTTGATTGATGAAGTTGCTGTGCCATATCATGTAGATGCATTAAGTATTGGAACAAGTTTTGTAAATATGGAGTCTCAAGAAGAAGATATGTGTGACTTGGTTGATTATGTACGAACTTATTATAAAGGGCTAGTGACTTATAGAACTAATTTTTGGATTACAGCAGTATGGAAACCAGAGTTAACTAAGGAATATGAAAAAAAACTAAATAATCTGGTGTTTTCAAAGTTAGATTTTATTTCTATAGCAGCTTATTTTGAGCTTACTAATAATGATACAAATACAATTGATAACTTGGTTAGTTCACTGTATAGTACACAAATATATGATAGAAAACAAAATGTAGTACAAGAAATCAAAGGATTTTATGATAAATGGGATAAGCTAATTTTCTTTGGAGAGTTAGGATTTCCTAAAACAAATAAAGCCTCAATCCATCCATATGATCCATATTTATCTGATATTATGAATAATCTAGAGCAAGCAAATTGTTTTGAAGCATATAGAAAGGTATTTGAAAGTTGTTCTTGGAACCTGGGATTTTCAATATTTGCTATAGGTGAAACTAGTGCAGAGAAAAGATATTATCCAAGTAAAGAGAGTGTTGAAATCATCAAGAGATGGTATACAAGTAGTGATAATTAG
- a CDS encoding VOC family protein: MSIKMIHHICIQTDKYEESVDFYTRILGFQIISETPNFHGRDFNTWIKLGKFMIELQTPKEGDNFNKWSSLNAGPVHMAFMVDNVEQEYERIKALGYEDFKLKNGQVVYKVLGESLLKIKAPEGTEIEMRDTDIV, encoded by the coding sequence ATGAGTATAAAAATGATACATCATATATGCATTCAAACAGATAAATATGAAGAATCAGTAGATTTCTATACAAGGATATTAGGGTTTCAAATAATTAGTGAAACACCGAACTTCCACGGGAGGGATTTTAATACATGGATAAAATTGGGGAAATTCATGATAGAACTTCAAACACCTAAAGAAGGTGATAATTTTAATAAGTGGAGTTCTTTAAATGCTGGGCCAGTACATATGGCGTTTATGGTTGATAATGTAGAACAAGAATATGAAAGAATTAAAGCTTTGGGATATGAGGATTTTAAACTAAAAAATGGTCAAGTAGTTTATAAGGTACTTGGAGAAAGTCTACTTAAGATAAAAGCTCCCGAGGGAACTGAAATAGAAATGAGAGATACTGATATTGTATAA